ttacccttATTGATTGtcatgccttcgggcggattagtagggggttttccccccatcgggtatttgaaataggcatttctacttcgagggaactttctagcgcggacccgattaatacaacatatattagacctcccgctgtcgaatcgtgaCACAAAGTTCTCAagcaaaattcacctttaaaaaaaaaaaacaaaactagtaAATATTAGGCTGATTAGGGGTTCCTATACCCAATAATAAACAAAAGCCCTATTTTTCTCTCTCTGCAGACACATTCCTCAAAAGGTATCTCTtctatctctttctttcttattttttaattttttttttaatatatacgtACATATGATTGTATCTATAGGTTGTATAATAATTGCATGTTCATAGTTCATGTGCTCAtatctgtaaaaaaaaatttttaattgtgATATATCTAaactatattataaacaaattcactttcaacattcaattcaacaatatatctatatctatgctatataataaagcaaatccatttttcaatttcaacattcaattcaacaatatacacatatctatactatattataaagcaaattcatttttcaactttcaacattcaattcaacaatatatctatatctacactatattataaagcaaatccacttttcaactttcaacattcagttcaacaatatatctatatctatacttctatactatataataaagcaaatccacttttcaactttcaacattcaattcaacaatatacacatattaatgcataatgtaccatacatcaatgcatacaattttctctctcctccataaataattttattcctctaattctttcaaaatcttttatctcaaaaaccgtacatcgataaattataaaaattatatgggtgttcttaaaatttcatgctctttcattagagatgtcattcgatatactttcgacgaatttttaaatccgagtgtggagcccgtacgactaaggcatttgattatgacactctatgacatataacctcctatgacctatcacactttatgacctatcaccctcatcattttaccgtcaaaacgcgcgggtacttgctctcgttatatatatatatatgcttcaagttttgatttctGGACATTTGTTTATGTTGTATAATTTGTTGACTCTATGAATAATTTTCTACATTTTTATTGACGATGTATGAAGTTTATTGTAAGAATAAGTGATCATTTAGCTAAATGTGCTtcctttttatttacttttatgtaAAAGATTAAGTTATTATTGTGCTTTTTTATattctaatatatatttgagCTATGAATTTTTACAAGAGCGTGTATATGTGAAAAGtttaaggttttttattttatttttatgttattaattaatgtaatcatttttctttttctttttgccgGTGTTGTGTGTGTTCGCTGTCGATTGCAAAATTTAGTATTACAAAAAATAGAGTTGATTTGGGACAAACTGGTAAAGAGAAACAATATGCTGAGCAAGATGTAATGTTATTAACTCATATTGACTAAATATAAGTTGTGTTAGTTAATCGATAGAATCAATGTAGTCGAAATGGCTGTGAGGATTGattaatttatatttctatTTGTCGGGCAATGCAAGTTGAAATATCATATAATTtaacaaacactttatctatTTTGTGATGTTGGGCATGGTGGAAGCTATTTTGTTTAAACGTTTACAGTGTCCTCATTATTTCCTTGCTAAATAGTGAAATAATTAAGTAGCCATGATTGAGTAAGTTTTTCACCTCATAGCCTTCCACACGAGAAATACTTGAAAAGATGATGACTTTCCATAGATGCCGACACTCATTGAGCTGGgggtgaaattattattattcctCAGCTGAAACATTCTCAATTGTGATAATGCTTGACTCTTTCTCCTTACTTTTTTAATCACAGAGAGAGGCTGCCTGAACATTATGGATATAGATGATAAATTTGTTGCGAAAGGCGAGAACTTGAATCCTCTGTATCTCATGCACATCATATTCTAGGAACTTGTATGTGTCATTTCACAATGGTTAAACTATTACATAACTTTCGAAAGTAATGCTTCATCTACCTTTGCCTCCTGCATTAGACATTGTAGTATCTAATTTTCGATAACTTCTAGTCTCTTGTGTGAATTTTCTAAATCATTTTAGAACATTATTTTCAGTATCTCGTGTGAATTTTCTAAATCATGTTAGCATGTTTTACCTGGTACAGCATATTTTTTTCCAGGGCAGATTTCTTTTTCACCTTGCGCCTAGAGCCCTAGGCCTCCATATTTGTGTGTTGGTATGCATGAAGCTTTTTGTAGCAACTTTGGGGTAAATTGAAGTTACTTCTTTTGAATGGTTAAAGTTTTATGACCACCACTAGCTTATAAAGTCTGATACGCTACTCTTGTAATATAAACgaattcttttctttctttttagtttttaatgttttctTTATCAACTGTTGGTTTGAACTAAATGTTAGATTCTTTCTATGTCTAGGTGTTCATAGTTTATCTTCTAGTGTTCAGAGCACTCCAGAGAAATATAATCATTCAGATGATGCTTCAAGAACTTCAGAGCTACTTAAAGAGTTTGTGAAGTCCAGTTCAAGGAAAAATCTCTTCAGTGGTTGCCGTGATAAGGGAAAAAAGCAACCAGCGTCATTAAAAAGCATCTGTCAAGTTGAGTAAACAAATGTTAAAAGATCACGATCTCAAAAAGGCACCCggtaaacaaaacaaaaaagggGAAAATCCTATTCGAATTCCTCTCATTACAGAATCAGTTGGCGataaaaagttttcaaatacATGGATCTGCATAAATTCTGCTTGTAGAGCTGTTTTATCTGCAGCCAATACATTCTGCAAGAGATGTTCTTGCTGCATTTGCCACTTATTTGATGATAACAAGGATCCCAGTCTCTGGTTAGAATGCACATCAGATTCTTCCAGTGGGGAATCTTGTGGCTTATCTTGCCACATTGAATGTGCCCTACAACATGAAAAAGTAGGGGTTGTTAATCTTGGCCAATTTATGCCGCTAGACGGGAGTTATTGTTGTGTTTCTTGTGGTAAAGTTTCGGGAATACTTGGGtgagttttttatatttattttctcttCTTTCATATGCATTTACATTAACACAATGCAAGCTTGCTCATTGATACAGCCATAGAGTCAGCAAAATGCATGGGTTGGGTGACTGGTCAATGTTTTGGGACATGTCAAAAAGGAAAGGTTTTGGTACATATCATAATGTTGATTCACAACATGGCCAGAAATAACCCATTATACGTAAATGCGTCAGAGGTACAACCTCTACTGATAGTTCTCAAAATACATTGATACATTAGTTACCTCTATCTCATTTCTTCtgtaattttgagttttttctgCTTTGTTGGGGCAATATATTAATGTAGGTTCTGGAAAAAGCAATTGGTTATTGTTAAGGATGCACGGCGTGTTGATAGTCTTTGCTACAGGCTATATTTGAGTTTTAGACTTTTGGATGGCACATCAAGATTTCAAGAGCTCCATGATATTGTTAAAGAGGCAAAAACTAAATTGGAAACTGAGGTAGGCCCACTGAGTGGTGTATCAGCCAAAATGGCTAGGGGCATTGTAAGCAGACCCGCTGTTGCAGTTGAGGTTCAAGCATTATGTTCAACTGTGATCGAAAAAGCAGATGAGTTTTCTGCTACTATTTGTAGTATGAGCCTGAAAAGCAAAGGTATGTGCAACAGTTTTTTTTGTTCTCGAGTCAAgtaaatttctattttatattgtaattgtattttccTTATTTTCTTCCATACAGAAGGTTCGCTTCCGGCCAGCTGCGTGCAGGTATACTTTGAAGATGTAACAGCTACTTCGGTAGTATTGGTGTTGATAGAAGTATCAACTGCATTATCAACCGATATTCTAGGATTTAAGTTATGGTACTCAAAAACAACAGTGAGGAGCCACACAAAAGATCCTGTTAAAATATTTCCAAGATCTCGAAGAAGAATTCTGATATCCAATCTGCATCCTTGCACTGAATACACATTTAGGGTTGTATCCTACACTGAAACTGGTGATTTGGGCCATTCAGAGGCCAAGTGCTTCACCGGAAGTGTGGAAATAATTCACAAGAACCCAAATTCGATTACAGTTTCTCAGGAACCTCTGGTGCAAAAGATGTTGAAGCTGGCTCAGGTTTTAAAGTTCGAGAAGATCCTCCAGTTAGTTCAGGCTCAAGAAAGTGGCTACTTGGACGGTATCTCAGATGTGGCCTTGAGTGGACATAATAAAGTGGTCAAACCCAAAACTCCAATAGCCGATCAAGTATCTTCTCCACGCGGGCTTGACTTGAATGTTGCTACTGTGCCTGATCTGAATGAAGAAATAGTGGGTCTAGTTGATTCATTTAAGGATGaatatgaaaactttgaatATTGTGTGAAAATCATCCGGTGGCTCGAATGCCAAGGGTATACTATTAAGCAAGAGTttagattaaaactgcttaCTTGGTTTAGTTTGAGGTCAACCGAGCAGGAACGCAGAGTGGTCAACACATTCATTCGGACCCTGATTGATGATCCATGTAGTTCTGCTGAACGGTTGCTTCACTCGTTCGCTGATATTATAAATATCAAGCGGCCTAGAAATGGATTTTGCAGCAAGCTGTGGCATTAAAGATAGCAACTTGGGACAAGATACTGTCATTCAATTTGTTTTGAATTTGGAGGTGGCCTCGGCCCATTTTACCCCTTTATTAGGTAtttactctttcttttttttttttttttttgaaaagtaaatattttattCACACTCACCCCGGTGCAACACCGGCGGTGTAATATACAACAATTTACATGAGTACAAAATTACACCAATTACTCCAAGAAATACCTCTATGTTTCGTTCTACTTCTAAACCACAAAAAACCGAGTGAtctaatattttgaatgattttcaTGGTGCTCACTCTAATGTTCTCAAATTTCAACTCGTTTCTCGCTTTCCAAATACACCAGCAGCTGATTATGATCAAACCCTTCAGAACgtccttttctattttattcTTCCTCGATGTATCCTGAAACTCCAATAAATCTTTTATGtcgaaaatgaaaaatggtgcAGTATTACACCATCTACTTATGAAATGCCAAACTCTAGCAGTCGTCTCACACTTCACACTTGCAAAAAAGATGTTCCactgtttcttcttcttccccaCAAAGCACACAGACCGGATCCAAAGCAAAACAGTTACGAGCCCATAACGCACCCATAGTAGGAATACGATCCATTGCCGCTCTCCACATAAACACATTACATTTCTTAGGAACCCAATTAATCCAATCAAAAACATACCTGTCATTGAAATCCTTGTCGCCAAGAAGGAAGTCTTTTACATTCCGAACAGTTAAGGTGTTATCAGCTCCTCCCAGCCAAGCCCACCTGTCCGGTTTGTTTTCTATTGTTAACCCACCGATCAAACTTGTGAGGTTATCCATCTCGCGAATTTCAACCGGGTCGGAAGGCATTCTCACCCAATTCCAAGACCCATTAAGTCTCTCCACTACCTTtgcttttttttccctttccaaTTTAAACAGAAGGGGGAACCTGAGTCGAAGCGGCTCGCTACAAGCCCAATTATCAAGCCAGAAGTTAATGTCAGTACCGTTACCAACCTCCCCCTTTAGAAGATTATTAATACCCACGTTGTTGACTTTGACCGTAGTAACTCCTTTTACAATATTCTTCCATGTTCCGGGTAAATACTCATTCACCGGGAAGCTATTCCAGCCTCTCTTCGTGCTATGTAGACTATCAATAACTGTCCTCCAGAGGCTACTCGGTTTAGTTTTAAACCTCCATAACCACTTAGACAAGAAAGCAATATTTGTATCCCTTAATCTGCAAATACCCAGCCCACCCACACATTTAGGTGAGGCGACCCTCTCCCAAGATACCCAGTGGATTTTCCTGCCCGAATCCGTACTTCCCCACAGGAACTTTCTCATTAAAACTTCCAGAGCTTTGGTAACCTTTCCAGGAGCTTTAAATACCGAAAAAGAATATGATGGAAGACTTTCCATTACTGATTTAAGAAGAGTAATTCTACCTGCTACCGATAAGCTAGAAGCCTTCCAACGAGATAATCTGCTTTCAAAAGTATCTATCAAAAAGTTCCAGTTAGCCGACTTGTTCATGTTTGCGCCAATCCAGACTCCTAGGTGCTTGAATGGGATCAAACCAGCCTCACAATTGACCTCTTTAGCCATATCCACGACCTCCGTATTGCTCACCCTACCCCAAACAAGCACGACTTTCCAAAGTTTATCTATAGTCCtgaacataaattaaaaaccctTAAAACCTTGGCCATTGCTTTTAAATTGCCATATGACCACTCCCCTATCAACACGCAATCGTCTGCATAAAAAAGGTGTGAAAGGATAGGACCATTCCCCAGTTCAATCCCTTTCACTTTCCCGTCTGCCATCGCCTTCTTAATCATAACAGAGAGAGCTTCCATAACGATAATAAATAGAAACGGGGCAATTGGATCACCCTGCCTCATTCCTTTATAACATTGGAATTCGAAAGTCGGCGACCCGTTAACAAGAATGGAAGATCTAGCCGAGGCTAAGATCCCATATATCCAATTACACCAAGTATCCGGAAAGCCCATCCATTTTAAAGTGGAGATTAGAAAGTTCCAATTAACATTGTCGTATGCCTTAGCAAAGTCAATCTTTAAAGCAAacaactttttcttctttttcttagcCCAGGAGAAGACTTCGTTTAATACAAGCGGTCCATCGACAATATGCCTTTCCTTAATAAACGCTGACTGTTCAACCGAAACAACCGCCCCCACCACCTTCTTTAAACGATTAGCCAACACTTTTGAAACCACCTTATTAATAACTCCTATTAAGTTAATCGGCCTGTAGTCATTCAAATCACCAGGATCCTTCACTTTTGGAATGAGAGTTATAAAGGACGAACCGCATCCCCTGCTGAACCTTCCTCTCGAATGGAATTCtctaaataatttattaaaatcttCCTCAAATAACTTCCAAAAGTGTTTCACAAACTTAAAATTAAGCCCGTCAGGGCCTGGGGCCTTCTCGCTCCCACAATCAAAAACCGCCTTCTTGATCTCCTCTGTAGTAAAGGGAGAGATAAGTCCTTGAGCTTCTGTACTGTTCAATGTAGGCCCGTCCCAGCTATTCATCTTAGGCCTGATCACCCAATTTTCACTAAATTTGTTTCGAAAAAAGCTCAAAACGTATTTCTTCACCATTTTAGGCTTATCCTCCCAAGCACCATTGATTAATAACCCCGGGATGTTGTTGATAGACttccttttattaataaaaccgTGGAAAAATCTAGAATTTTCATCACCATCGATAGCCCATTTAATACGAGATCTCTATTTAAGATCCTTGGCGTTCGACTCATTTATCTCGTCGATTCTTCTTAGACATTCGGTTCTGGTCCAACTTTCCTCCTCTTCTAGCTCCTTTACTTCCATTAGTTCATCGAGCTCTGCCAATTCCTCTATACATCTTTCCTTTTCTTCGGCTTCATTATCACGATTTTTGTCTCTCCAAACTTTCAGCTGTTGCCTCAAaatttcatcttcatcataAGTTTCAAATGAGCATGTCCCATGACTTCTGCCTCGTTCCAAGCTTTAGTTACGGTCTCctcaaaatcttttttattcagCTACGAGTTGAACACTTGAAACGGCTTAGGACCGTAATTGATTTCTTTAATTGTAAGCATAATTGGATTATGATCCGACAATAGCCTCGGAAGTGCCCTAAGACACGCATTAGGCCAGCAATTCAGAACTTCATTACCCACCAAAAATCGATCAATCTTGCTAAATTTCCTTCTCCCATTACTCTCCTTCAAGAAAGTGTATCTGTTTCCCTTCATTTCATACTCGTGCAAATCTGACTCATAGATAAAGTTATTAAAAGCTCTCGTGCAGTTAGTATTAAAGATAGACCCATTCCTATCTTCAGGGATCCTAACAACATTAAAATCACCCATGAACAACCACATCCCCCCGTTACTACATCTCAAAATCGCTAACTTATCCCATAGGCTTTTTTTATCCTTGAGCTTTTGCGGAGCATAAACATTAACAAGCCAATAGAATTCGACATGACCTTTGATCTTCCCTTTTATTGCCAAAAAGTTACTGTCTTTGACGACATCGACTTTCATGAATACTCCTGGATCCCAAACACTAATCATACCACCCGACCTTCCCGTTGGCTCAACTAACTCCCATTCCATACTAGAAATACCCCataattttttaatcatattatcatcaaCCGACGAACATTGAATTTCTTGAAAAGCAATAAACGAAAccccttcttttttctttacttcCTGAATCCTGATAGAGCATAATTAATAAGGGAAAATGATGGGTATAGCAAATTGTACCCAAACTTAGGTACTACACGCACAAACATGCCCCCTGATTTTACACTTTTATccttcaatttatatatgtaccAAAAATACCCCTTGATTTTCAACTTGGCTGCAATTAATAAATCCACATTTAGTGGTAAACATGTGCTGATCAATTTTACTTGTCTTTTGTCTAGGCAGTTTTTCTTCATGTATAGGGGAAAGGATCTATAGGGGGATGATACAATGCCTGAACTTCTATTGTCAGATTAGGATGGGATAATGGAGAAGCATTTGATATATTCGTAGGCATCACATAATTTGTTAACATTTCAGCATTCGTCCATTAAAAATagtcattcatatattttagttGTGTAGAGATGAGATCTAGGTGTATTTGCCTTCTGCTAATCATAGAAGCATTTATCAATGTACATTTTCTTTGACATTTGTCGAGTTAGCAATGCCAATTCTATAATTTGGATGTATCTGcactgcttttttttttttttgaaaagtaaagtTTCATTTAATATCACCCCGACAAATCGCCGGCTGTTATTTACATCCAAGTATAAAACCTTAAATTTACACCAATCCTCCCAAGAAATAGCTTTATGTTTCGACCTATTATTAAACTAAAGATACCCAACCGACTTAATGCTTTgtataatataactaatatttagaGAACCGTTATTGAATATAATTTCGTTCCTTGCTTTCCACATGGTCCAACACCCGATAATTATGATACCCTTGAGTGCTTCTTTTTCCTCCTTGCTCTTCCCAGAAAGATCACTCACTGACTTCAAGCAGGTCTTTAAGGTCGAAGAGGAAGAACGGTACCGTTTTGCACAATTCCTGGATCAACTGCCAAGCTCTGGCCGCAACAATACAATCACAAAAAATGTGTTCCACCGTTTCCATGACGTGGCAAAGGACACAGCCGAAATCCCTGGTACCTGCAAACAAGCAATTTCTTTCTAAAAGGGCTTGCTTTGTAGGTATACGATTCAAAACCGCTCTCCACATTAAAAGGTTACATCTTCTTGGCACCCATTTGCACCAATCAAAGATGAAATCATTGCTTCGATATCTATCACTTGAGAGAAACTCTTTCACACTCTTCACCGTAAGCGTATTATCTTTCCTTCCTAACCATATCCATTTATCAGAACCTCCTCCCCTTGTCACTTCGTCCAAGTTTGCTACTGGTTTTGGTGAGATGGGTGAATGGATACTGGTACGTGTGTTATTTTCTAGGCGGTTACTTGATACTTTTAGTAATTTTATGTGGATTATTATGGGTTTTCGATGGTGACTTATGGCGATTTCTGGATATATACTATTACAACGAAATTGTATTACACTTGATAGAGGTCCTACAGTTTTATAGTTCAGATCGGGATCTTATGGATGATCTTATGAATAATATGAATTTACCGAGATTGAATTATGTGAAAGAGCATGACAAATTTATCATTAGAGATAAGAAAATAGGTTTGTACTCATTCATATCTAACAAAAGCATCTCTTTATCTTTAGGTAGAGGCAAAACTGTTTATATCTCACCTTTTCATACCCAGCTCTTAAAGATTGGGTACCATTGTTGTCGTATCTAACACAATGAGGGGTGCCCTTGGGTACTATTGTTGCCATATCTAACACAAGGAGGGGGTGCCCCTAGGCCCTAGCTTGTAggtgtatgattttttttttttcttctataaaGTAAAtggtaaataaataataataaattaagaaTAAAAGTATAATTTGCCTTTTCCTTTGCTAATAACTAATTTAGTACTCCAATTTCAGCAGCTTTTTACATTTTTCTCTgcaaacttttattttcaacaaagCTACTACCTGAATAATCCCATCAAAAACATGAAACTAGTATTATCAATAagatgatattattaatatttatttattttagttatgaTACCGAGCTGAAGAAACGGAAAGTTGACGTGTGTATGGCAAGCTATGAATAAGACACAAATattgtaaatgatggttaaaacttaaaatattataGAAACAAATATTAGTAACCGAAGGTGGTTTGCTTACTATAAATCCTGGCTACATATACAATCGAAGATTtgaaacttatatttttaaaatttcattactACAAAagtaaatgttttataaaaaaaatcataaatttcttagggtgcgtttagttcaagaaaactttctagttttccatttttattttccaaaaaaacatggaaaacaggaaACGCGtttaaattgtaattttttagaaaagttttcctagaaaatgaaaattttcttttccaacttttgcactaaaattaaaaaactgtttttttcagtttttattttcacttttctattttataaaccttttctattttctaacaaaattcGCGTACCGGttgaaaatcaaagtaaaaagtaagcaagtaaataaaaataacagaaatgtaaaaaagaaatattgACGAGCTTCACTTCACTTCACTGAGTTCACTCCTCTCTATATATATCgctgtaaaaataaaaaataaaatgcgAGTGCAGCTGCCATTCAgactatcatcatcatcactctTTACTCGCACTTTCTCTCTCTACTACTCAAatcattttctctctctaaaaaacTACACGATCATGGCTGCCGCTGCCACCGCCGATGAATTTGTGAAAGGAAACGTATTACCAAACGGCGTTGCCGTTATCACTCTCGATCGTCCTAAAGCTCTCAACGCCATGAATTTAGGTCCTTCTTTTTATTATCTTACgatttttatatagtattttGAATCTCttataatgattttattaaaatgagTCGTATGAATTGTTCCTTTTTGTGTGTGTTACAAATAGGATTGTTGATTGATTTAAAGCTACTGCGAGATTAAATATCACTATTCGAGCTTAAAACAATTAGTATTTTCGTTCAATAGCGAAATGGCTAATTAAGTTTATCGATCCGAATTTGCATAGTTTTAATATTTTGTGTAACATTTCTTATCTTGTATACCTGttatatgaattatatatatattgttttacccCCCTAAAGGCCTACACTCAGTCAGTATTTTACTATTGTAGTTTCGTTTTAATTTATCTCAAAATGCGTTGTTTTTTAATTGAGGTACGGTTTTTTCTGCTGAATGCAGATATGGATTTAAGGTACAAAAGTTTTCTTGATGTATGGGAAACGGACCCGAAGGTGAAATGTGTTCTGGTTGAGAGCAGTTCATCGCGTGCTTTTTCTGCAGGTATCaataatcatattttatttgtCTTTCATAGGCAATTATGCCACTTCTGTACTATTCTTGAACCTAGTTGGTACGAAAAGGTGGATAATTTGTGGTTATGTCATTTTCGTGTTTTTCCCATAAAGTGTCAACTTTTAATATGGGTTTATGGGAAGTTTCAAAATAACTATTCGTGGACATGCAGGAATGGATATTAAGGGGGTTGTTGCTGAAATTCAAAAGGACAAAAACACACCTCTTGTGCAAAAGGTCTATTAATATTGTTCGTTTTTATACAAGTGTCATGTTGGACTAGCATTGGCTgcaattatataatttgcaaTGTAGTATCTGTAAGGTAGCTACGTGATTGACTTCATTACCTTGTATCAAAACCAAAACACTGATTATATGTTTGGTAATAGAAATCTTTGTTCTTTTTATATCAATAGGTGGTGATCGGAATAAGACGTGGTCGTAGAATTtcattcatgtttttttttttcggtaTTACCTTCTGGAATCCTGATAACCGAACCATCCCCAGATAAACCACAACCAACAGCTTATGGTTAAAGCTAGCCAGTGTTGACAATTTCCCACTGTAGTTGTGTTCTATGAAAATTTGTCTAAATGGCTATCTTGTTGACATTATATAACAGTTTCCAACTCTTTTACTTATTCTTATGATGGACACGGTCTGTTGCATGTGATCCGGACATTAGATTGcttttactttaaatttttatatgtcTGGATAGGGACTGAATGCTATCTCTACAGGTTTTCGCTGCTGAATACTCTCTTATTTGTAAAATATCCGACTACAAAAAGCCCTACATAAGCTTCATGGATGGTGTGACAATGGGATTTGGTATTGGCTTATCTGGACATGGCCGCTACAGAATTATAACGGAGGTAATCTGTTGTTCAAGTTGACAGTAGTCTTGTGGTAGAACGTATGGCAAATTCTAACTGTACGTTATACATTATGATTTCTATCAGAAAACACTTCTTGCTATGCCAGAGAATGGCATTGGTTTGTTTCCGGATGTTGGCTTTGCTTACATTGCAGCACAAAGTCCAGGAGAAGGATCAGTTGGTATGTGTGCTGAATTCTTGTAAGAAGCATTTAAGTTTATGGTATTATGAATATAGGAC
The sequence above is drawn from the Erigeron canadensis isolate Cc75 chromosome 4, C_canadensis_v1, whole genome shotgun sequence genome and encodes:
- the LOC122597557 gene encoding uncharacterized protein LOC122597557 — translated: MATIVPKGTPHCVRYDNNGTQSLRAGIQEVKKKEGVSFIAFQEIQCSSVDDNMIKKLWGISSMEWELVEPTGRSGGMISVWDPGVFMKVDVVKDSNFLAIKGKIKGHVEFYWLVNVYAPQKLKDKKSLWDKLAILRCSNGGMWLFMGDFNVVRIPEDRNGSIFNTNCTRAFNNFIYESDLHEYEMKGNRYTFLKESNGRRKFSKIDRFLVGNEVLNCWPNACLRALPRLLSDHNPIMLTIKEINYGPKPFQLKVWRDKNRDNEAEEKERCIEELAELDELMEVKELEEEESWTRTECLRRIDEINESNAKDLK